TATACAGTTGCGTTTTCATACATGGCTCGTCTCCTTTTGAATTATCGTCTAACGACATATACTCCTGCCGTCTCACGGTCCGTTGTGTAACACGGGCCTGCCTGGGTTTATCAGGGTCGTCATTCACTACCATCGGCACACAATTAACAACAAATGCAGCCAATAACATCATCACCACTGGCGAAACATTAAGGGTGACAATCTTTAACCGAATTAGCTCGGCCACTAAATGTGCTCGATTGGTAGTTTTAAGCTTGTAATGTACGTTTTTTATTCTGTTGCTAACTGTGCCAGGCTCTACACCTTGTTCGCGTGCAATGATTTTGTCAGTTTTGCCAGACAGTAAGCCTAAGCAGAATTGAGTTTCACGCGATGTAAGATGTGAATTGTCTAAATGCGCTTGCCAGTATCCATCTGTAGTAATCATTGTTGAAACCGTCCGTAGCTCTAAGTATTGCTTAGTTTAAAATAAGCATATTTTAGAATTGCTTAGATTATAAATTGAATTTAATAATTAAAAGCTTGTGATTAATAGTTTTTTTGATTTATAGGGGGCATTTAAAATGGTGGGAGGGGAAGTTAGAGGGAGGGATTATGACTTCCTATTGGTTGCTATATCTACTACTGTACGTAATATCTTTACATCTTCATCGGTAAGTTTGTCGCGAACAAGTAAACTATTTAAGTCTACTAATACTTGCATCTTTGTTTGATAGTTTTCAGCTTTAGTTTTGGATTCAATATAATCATCTTCTTCTACATCACTAATGCATTCGTCATAGTTGGTCAAACCAATGGAGTCATCAAAAAACCAGTCAGTATCTACTTCTAAAATTTCACTAAGCTTATTTAATGCTTTCTTCCGTGGTATTACTCGTGTTTCAGGATTTTTAGCCTCCCATTGAGCTACTGCTCCATGACTAACCCCGCAGAAACTGGCCACTTCACGCTGTGTAAGGTCAAGCTCTCTTCTGCGTGCTCTCAGCTTTTGCCATAGTTCTGCCATAAAGTTTAATTCTCTACTAAGCTTGATCTAACAAAAGTTTAGATATAGGATTGCTTTAATAACAAAAAAGCCGGACTTCCATTTGAAAGCCCGGCCTCATAATAAACCCTTATCAACACTAACACTAGTGCTTGAGAGGCACCCTTACGCCTAAAGTTTGGGGGTGAGTGTTAAAGGAGACGGAAACACCCGGCTCTTGTAGTTCTAGCGCTCATGTTGTGTAAAAACTATACCGAGTTTCTGTTTAGCTGTCATTGAAACTAAAAATACTGACTACTTGTACAGTGCTCAAAGGGAGAGCTGATATGGAAGTAGCGATAATGAATCTGCCGTGTATCTATTCAAAATCACAATCGGGTTAATTTATTCGTTATTAATTATTGGGCCTAATACTCAATATAAATAATTAAAACCTAATTTAGTAGCTGGCAAATCAATAGTTTTTTGCTGGCAAGGTATTTTTATGTGCTGAATTTTTTAGTTGTAGTTTAGCGGAGGTAAATTTCAGACATAAAAAAACTGCTTTACCCGACCAAGAGAAGCAGTTTTTTTAACAACAAAAGGATGTAAATATTATGCAGAAAGCTGCTGAAGAAATCAACATCAATGCAGTGTTTCAGGAGGGGGATTTATGAGTATTCAAGCGATGTCTTGGGTATTTACCCTGTCGAAACTAGAACCCTATAAAAAAATTGTTTTATTGTCGTTGGCTGACAATGCAAATGACCAAGGTTACTGTTGGCCTTCAATGGATACGATTGCGCATAAATCCTCAATGTCCAAGCAGACAGTTAGACGACACTTAAAATCATTAGAAGAATTAAATTTAATTACTAAACAACAAAGAACGCGAGCAAATGGAGCGACAAGCACGAATGGTTTTTTCTTGCATGTTGGCGCAGCTATTAAAGAACCACTAACTGAGGAACTTCAAGAAAATGAGGGGGTAAAATCTGATACCCCTATAACAGAAGGGGTGTCAAAGCTCTGTAAGGGGGAGGGTATCACAGCTGTGGTACCCCTAGAATCATCATTAGAATCATCAAACACAACTATAACAACCGCGCGCGAGGTCAAAAATTCAGATCCCGATATTTTTCAAAAAAAATACGAAACCCGAGTTAAAACCCAAGGCAATCCCATGACAGCGGACTGGCAACCTGATTGGGAGTGGGTGAAATCAAGCTTAATTCGAGCAGGCATTAACCCTGATTTTGCTAACGTGAAATTCGATGAGTTCAAACTCTACTGGCTTAGGCAGCCTGAAACACTTCACCCAGCCTGGACAGCCAAATTCATACAACACTTGATTAATCAATGGCCGTATTACCAAAGCCAACGGAAACGGCAGCAACAGCTTAACCAGGCGCTGGAAAAGAAAACTCAGCAGCAAGTGGAAAATATCGAGCAAGAAACCAAAAACCTTGCCAGTAAATCAACTAAGAAATCCGTTGATCTTGATGATGAAACCTGGGCGGACAATATGGAGGTTTTCAAATGAAACGCATCAACGAAATTACACCTAACTTGCAGCATGGTCAGTTACCACTTCAGCAAAAGTTAACAGCTGACGATAAAAAAATAGCGGTTAAGCTAATTAACCATGTTTTTCAAAAGCTCAAAGGCTGCTGTCCCGCGTGGAGTCATGCTTATCCTGATAACGAATCGCTTAACCTAGCTAAACAAGAGTGGTTAAAAGCGTTTATCGAGAATAGCATTAACACTGACTTTCAAATTTACTACGGCCTTAAAAACGTGCGTAACCAGGGAAAAGCGTTTGTCCCTACGCCATCAGAATTCATTAAGTTTTGCCAACCAAAGCTTGAAGAACTGGGATTACCCGAGGCAGAAATTGCCTACCGTGAAGCGTGCAGGCATAGCCATGAGCCACTAAAAGCTAAATGGACTCATCAAGCCGTATACGAAGCAGCAAAACAAACGGGTTTCTTTGAATTAAAGTCAATGGCAGAAAAACACATACTGCCCGTCTTCATCAGGAACTATGATATTATCACCAAGAAAATACTCAAGGGTGAGCCCATCAGCGATATACCCAAAGCGTTACCTGGCCAGATACAACAAACTATTGCTGAACGAAACAAGGCTTACCACGATCAACAGCAACAACAATCAATTCAACAGGCAGGCTTAAGTCATTTAAACAATAAAACAGATGCCATGGCAGCAATTAAGGGAATGTTAAATAGGTAAAAAAACATTGCTTCGCCAGTGGGTCTAGGAGTACAGCGACGAAGCAATGTGAAGCGGAGTCAATACAATAACAAGAATAGATATACATCAATATTTTTACAATTTTATTATAGGTGAATAATGAATAATAAAGCCAGACACCAGCGCCTTGAGGCAGTAAATGAACTAAATAAAGGTGTCCCCTCAGTAAGCGTGAGTTAGTATAAATTTTTTCACTTACTCATGTTTACCGAGGGGACACATTTATAATGCTTTTGCAATGTAATGATATCTAACCAAAACACTTTAGAAAATGGTCGTCGTGTACCAGGTTGTTGCCGCCAGGGCTCAAACTTGGCTTTCACAGACTCTAAGGTTAATGGTGGTTTAGTGAAAGTTGTTTCTTCGGTCATTAAGTAACCTCAACTTAGGTGAAAACGGTTGAGGTTAGGCTATCAGAGGCAAGAAGTACGAGTCACGCACGCTTGGAAAGGGGACACGATATAACAGTAACAATAGGTATATTACCCTCTAATTCATATTGACTTGAGTATTTTTTCAACTCACTGGGTCCAGCAATGATTATTAAGACCGTACCAACAACAAGTAAGATAAATGGGGTTTTAGCTAAATTCCAATTGAGTATTCCAAACAGATAACCAGGCAGGGTAAATAGGAGGATTAAAATACCCCATACAATTTTGTTGTTTTGGAAGGCAATAATAATTAACCATATCCATCCTACTAAACAAAGTAGGCCACCGATAAGAATAAACATAATACTGACAGCCATGCAACTGCTTACTTACTTATAGGTAGCACAGCTAAAGAAGTTAGTCAAAGAGCTAGTCATTCATAAGTGATGAACAGAGATACTGACGATAAAGGTAAGAAATGGCAAAAGGTTAAATAAAATCTTCAAAAAATTCCAAGAAGTAATGTAAATTAAAGTTATTGCCACCTGTGGCTGGCGTTTTTTCTCTGAAAATGCAGAGAATCGCAAGCAGCTAGAACATCCATTTATTTCATTTATGGAAATCGATGAGCGTGGAAAAATTTGGTTCATTGACTAATACACTAAAAAACGTATTTATACCCACTATCAATATGGCTGGAAAGGCTTTACCCGTGGTGGAACATTAAGATGACTCGTTGAGTTCTTCAGAAATCACATATCAAAAGGTGCTCAATTCAGAGCAGATTACTTTGACCCCAATGGCTCTTACTTTGGTGAACATCCATGGGATTATGGTGATGATCTTCTGATAGTAAAGGAAGCAGCATTAAGACTAGGAATAGCCAAATAAAAAAAGCACTGCTTCGTCAACGCTGGTTTAGGGCTTGGGGGTGGTGCAACGAAGCAATGCTCACGGGGAGTAGCCGTGTAATCAGTATGACTACAACTAAATAAAGAAGTTCACGCCTAGTGCTTTATATCGATCCAAAGGGGATATACATCATGTCAATCATGAACGAGCTAACCGAAACTATCGGAGAACAAGCAGCGATTAAGCTAGGTCAGTGCCTTGGGGGTGCTAGAGTATACATTCCCCGTGTTATAGGTAACAGCCACCTTATAACCCTGGCTGTAGGTCAAGAATCAGCTAGGGCCTGTTAACACTAATGTTGTTACAATAGGCTCATGGAGATTACAACACAACAATTTAAAATGATCGAACACTTGCTGCCTGTTCAGCGCGGCAATGTAAAACTATCGAATATACAAGTACTCAACGCCGTTCTCTATGTTGCCGAGCATGGGTGTAAGTGGCGAGGGTTACCGAAATATTTTGGCAACTGGCACAGCATTTATACACGCGTTAATCGATGGGCCAAAAAAGGTGTTTTAGATGATGTTTTTTCTGTATTACAAGAAGCTGATGTCATCAATATCCAGGTTGATCTTGTGTCGCTCGATAGCACAATCATACAAGTTCATCCTGATGGTACAGGCGCGTTAAAAAAAACGGTCCACAAGCGATTGGTAAATCAAGAGGAAAATGGTCAACTAAAATTCACCTGGTAGCAGCAGATGATCAAACGGCGGTCACTTTTTCATTATCTCCAGGTCAAGCAGGTGATGCACCGGAAGGTAGAAAGCGATTAAAAAGGCTTGAAAACTGTGGCTGGGAAGGTGCGCACGTCATTATGGATAAAGCCTACGAAGGTGACGAAACCAGGCAACTCGTATTTGATTTAAATATGGAGCCTGTGGTTCCGCCAAAAAGTAATCGGTTATCACCTTGGAAGTATGATCGTGAAATGTACAAGAAACGTAATGAAGTTGAACGCTTATTTCGTAGGCTAAAAGGCTTTAGACGTATATTCTCTCGAT
This genomic interval from Spartinivicinus ruber contains the following:
- a CDS encoding IS5 family transposase (programmed frameshift), which produces MEITTQQFKMIEHLLPVQRGNVKLSNIQVLNAVLYVAEHGCKWRGLPKYFGNWHSIYTRVNRWAKKGVLDDVFSVLQEADVINIQVDLVSLDSTIIQVHPDGTGAFKKNGPQAIGKSRGKWSTKIHLVAADDQTAVTFSLSPGQAGDAPEGRKRLKRLENCGWEGAHVIMDKAYEGDETRQLVFDLNMEPVVPPKSNRLSPWKYDREMYKKRNEVERLFRRLKGFRRIFSRFEKLDTTFRFFIHFALIVDKLISVNRP
- a CDS encoding helix-turn-helix domain-containing protein; amino-acid sequence: MSIQAMSWVFTLSKLEPYKKIVLLSLADNANDQGYCWPSMDTIAHKSSMSKQTVRRHLKSLEELNLITKQQRTRANGATSTNGFFLHVGAAIKEPLTEELQENEGVKSDTPITEGVSKLCKGEGITAVVPLESSLESSNTTITTAREVKNSDPDIFQKKYETRVKTQGNPMTADWQPDWEWVKSSLIRAGINPDFANVKFDEFKLYWLRQPETLHPAWTAKFIQHLINQWPYYQSQRKRQQQLNQALEKKTQQQVENIEQETKNLASKSTKKSVDLDDETWADNMEVFK
- a CDS encoding replication protein P → MKRINEITPNLQHGQLPLQQKLTADDKKIAVKLINHVFQKLKGCCPAWSHAYPDNESLNLAKQEWLKAFIENSINTDFQIYYGLKNVRNQGKAFVPTPSEFIKFCQPKLEELGLPEAEIAYREACRHSHEPLKAKWTHQAVYEAAKQTGFFELKSMAEKHILPVFIRNYDIITKKILKGEPISDIPKALPGQIQQTIAERNKAYHDQQQQQSIQQAGLSHLNNKTDAMAAIKGMLNR
- a CDS encoding helix-turn-helix domain-containing protein, with amino-acid sequence MAELWQKLRARRRELDLTQREVASFCGVSHGAVAQWEAKNPETRVIPRKKALNKLSEILEVDTDWFFDDSIGLTNYDECISDVEEDDYIESKTKAENYQTKMQVLVDLNSLLVRDKLTDEDVKILRTVVDIATNRKS
- a CDS encoding helix-turn-helix transcriptional regulator, producing MITTDGYWQAHLDNSHLTSRETQFCLGLLSGKTDKIIAREQGVEPGTVSNRIKNVHYKLKTTNRAHLVAELIRLKIVTLNVSPVVMMLLAAFVVNCVPMVVNDDPDKPRQARVTQRTVRRQEYMSLDDNSKGDEPCMKTQLYIT